A region of Myxococcota bacterium DNA encodes the following proteins:
- a CDS encoding aldo/keto reductase has protein sequence MRIPNTGDGTSRRRFLQGLAMLGVGAKTLLRSRDAGAAVYAAKSAGGVGTLPPMAYRNLGRTGFQASRLVFGCGAALSRGRKDELLAAALDAGVNVFDVGFRGYYRDAEENLAPFLKKARDRVFLISKAIPTREIAPDETVTPAKAKAAADAWLGYMDESLRELGVDSVDAYYVMGANNPSFIQSDEIQTAFERAKAAGKVRHLGLSTHQNAEQVLEAAIASGAYSLAMIAITPAGWYDWEDRGILPGTKTLVGLGPLLDRARAAGIGLVGMKAGRYLAGRKFLGWGKPDAFDDHYEQAFLESGLSPFQRSYAYVLAHGLDVVNADMHSFGHFEENFRAAAESTRFFA, from the coding sequence ATGCGGATTCCGAACACGGGAGACGGCACGAGCCGTCGTCGGTTCCTTCAAGGGCTCGCCATGCTGGGAGTGGGCGCGAAGACCCTGCTCCGATCGCGCGATGCCGGCGCGGCCGTGTACGCGGCGAAGAGCGCCGGCGGGGTCGGCACGCTCCCGCCGATGGCCTACCGAAACCTCGGGCGCACCGGCTTCCAGGCGAGCCGCCTGGTGTTCGGTTGTGGTGCGGCTCTCTCGCGCGGACGGAAGGACGAGTTGCTCGCTGCGGCGCTGGATGCCGGGGTCAACGTGTTCGACGTGGGCTTCCGCGGCTACTACCGCGACGCCGAGGAGAATCTGGCGCCGTTCCTGAAGAAGGCGCGCGATCGCGTCTTCTTGATCTCGAAGGCGATTCCGACGCGCGAGATCGCGCCCGATGAGACGGTGACCCCGGCGAAGGCGAAGGCGGCCGCAGACGCCTGGCTGGGATACATGGACGAGAGCCTGCGCGAACTCGGCGTCGACTCGGTCGACGCCTACTACGTGATGGGCGCGAACAACCCGAGCTTCATCCAGAGTGACGAGATCCAGACCGCGTTCGAGCGCGCGAAGGCCGCCGGGAAGGTCCGGCACCTCGGTCTCAGCACCCATCAGAACGCCGAGCAGGTCCTCGAGGCGGCGATCGCTTCGGGCGCGTACAGCCTGGCGATGATCGCGATCACGCCCGCCGGTTGGTACGACTGGGAGGACCGCGGGATCCTGCCCGGCACGAAGACGCTCGTCGGTTTGGGGCCGCTGCTCGATCGGGCTCGGGCGGCCGGGATCGGGCTGGTCGGCATGAAGGCCGGACGCTACCTGGCGGGGCGCAAGTTCCTCGGTTGGGGGAAGCCCGACGCCTTCGACGATCACTACGAGCAGGCCTTCCTCGAGTCGGGGTTGTCTCCGTTCCAGCGCAGCTACGCCTATGTGCTCGCCCACGGGCTAGACGTGGTGAACGCCGATATGCACTCGTTCGGTCACTTCGAGGAGAACTTCCGAGCGGCCGCCGAATCCACCCGTTTCTTCGCCTAG
- a CDS encoding EthD domain-containing protein — protein sequence MKTLALIVRKPGLEREAFRDHYEQVHAPLAIETVLEGTKRYLRHHVAEVCAGAFAADVVTSFWYHGPQGALDVQARLQTPVGERILQDEVSFMDRPANTFFAVEERWVEEASVGSDGTRVLALVKRAGGEAAADFVAEYESKFLSGLLDTAAGPRACLQNRALGSDPAYDLVTEVHATEVDAGGLAAWHQELTARGAQAAIVRVTEHESVLPW from the coding sequence GTGAAGACTCTCGCGTTGATCGTCCGCAAGCCTGGCCTCGAACGTGAGGCGTTTCGGGACCACTACGAGCAGGTCCACGCGCCCCTGGCCATCGAGACGGTGTTGGAGGGCACGAAGCGCTACCTGCGGCATCACGTGGCCGAGGTGTGCGCTGGTGCGTTCGCCGCCGACGTCGTGACGTCCTTCTGGTACCACGGTCCGCAGGGTGCGCTCGACGTGCAGGCGCGACTACAGACCCCGGTCGGCGAGAGGATCCTGCAAGACGAGGTGTCGTTCATGGACCGGCCGGCGAACACCTTCTTTGCGGTCGAGGAGCGCTGGGTGGAGGAGGCGTCGGTGGGAAGCGATGGCACCCGGGTGCTGGCGTTGGTGAAGCGGGCGGGGGGTGAGGCGGCCGCCGATTTCGTGGCCGAGTACGAGTCGAAGTTCCTGTCCGGGCTGCTCGACACCGCCGCCGGACCGCGCGCGTGCCTGCAGAACCGCGCGCTCGGGAGTGACCCGGCCTACGACCTCGTGACGGAAGTGCACGCCACCGAGGTCGACGCGGGCGGGTTGGCCGCCTGGCACCAGGAACTGACCGCGCGCGGAGCCCAGGCGGCCATCGTGCGGGTGACCGAGCACGAGAGCGTCTTGCCCTGGTAG
- a CDS encoding amidohydrolase family protein has protein sequence MFQGFTVIDADSHKCENPPVFFDFIERPYRARISILRDRYGEQRFQIRDADPVTGKPEFDRTFLQIEGYGKGTYRPYHAETTLGGLFNRIRLEHMEREGIDHQVIYGSVPLAFNALIDRELAVALCRAYNDYIDADTRAHSDRLHPIAVLPIQDPTAAVEEMRRCVEELGMVGVTMAPHVPAPHPDAPEAFPKLRVPKALSHPDFAPILAEAERLDVAIGLHGAPGMQLAGGSSDQLDSFTLVHVFANRSMQQMALAKLIFDGTLEAFPKLRFGFLEAGVGWLPDLMHSLHEHWEKRILHFDPSVEPSIKDFVREFARERDCAGELGLWRKVRQVRNVLSRERDDRASRDEIEAFRNEHPRLPRDPTEYLARGQIFASLEPDDPAPLYLERALGPAARQIPCFAVDYGHWDATLENCVALVAERPGIDADLARRLLSQNALDLYGPRLAARIGEHPIPRPERRSRYVRTNPEDIQPLPRPQQL, from the coding sequence GTGTTCCAGGGTTTCACCGTCATCGACGCCGACAGCCACAAATGCGAGAACCCCCCTGTCTTCTTCGACTTCATCGAAAGACCGTACCGGGCTCGCATCTCGATCCTTCGTGATCGCTACGGAGAGCAGCGCTTTCAGATCCGCGATGCCGACCCGGTCACTGGAAAGCCCGAGTTCGATCGCACCTTCCTGCAGATCGAGGGCTACGGGAAAGGCACCTATCGCCCCTACCACGCCGAGACCACGTTGGGCGGCCTGTTCAACCGCATTCGTCTCGAGCACATGGAGCGCGAAGGGATCGATCATCAGGTGATCTACGGCTCGGTTCCGCTCGCGTTCAACGCGTTGATCGACCGAGAACTCGCGGTGGCCCTGTGTCGCGCCTACAACGACTACATCGACGCCGACACCCGGGCGCACAGCGATCGCTTGCACCCGATCGCCGTGCTCCCGATCCAGGATCCGACCGCCGCCGTCGAGGAGATGCGCCGCTGCGTCGAAGAGCTCGGTATGGTCGGCGTGACCATGGCGCCCCACGTACCGGCGCCCCACCCCGACGCGCCCGAGGCGTTCCCCAAGCTCCGCGTCCCGAAGGCGCTCTCGCACCCCGACTTCGCGCCGATCCTCGCCGAGGCCGAGCGCCTCGACGTCGCGATCGGGCTGCACGGCGCGCCCGGGATGCAGCTGGCCGGCGGCAGTTCGGACCAGCTCGACAGCTTCACGCTGGTGCATGTGTTCGCAAATCGTTCCATGCAGCAGATGGCGCTCGCGAAGCTGATCTTCGACGGAACTCTCGAAGCCTTCCCGAAGCTGCGCTTCGGATTCCTCGAAGCCGGCGTGGGTTGGCTCCCGGACCTGATGCACAGCCTCCACGAGCACTGGGAGAAGCGCATCTTGCACTTCGACCCTTCCGTCGAGCCTTCGATCAAGGATTTCGTCCGCGAGTTCGCACGCGAGCGTGACTGCGCGGGAGAACTCGGTCTCTGGCGGAAGGTGCGCCAGGTCCGCAACGTGCTGTCCCGGGAGCGCGACGATCGGGCGTCACGGGACGAGATCGAAGCGTTCCGCAACGAGCACCCGCGGCTCCCGCGCGACCCGACGGAGTACCTCGCGCGCGGCCAGATCTTTGCCTCCCTCGAGCCCGACGACCCGGCGCCGCTCTACCTGGAGCGCGCCCTCGGCCCAGCGGCTCGGCAGATCCCCTGCTTCGCCGTCGACTACGGACACTGGGACGCGACGCTCGAGAACTGTGTCGCCCTGGTGGCCGAGCGCCCCGGGATCGATGCCGACCTCGCGCGTCGACTGCTCTCCCAGAACGCCCTCGATCTCTACGGGCCGCGACTCGCAGCCCGGATCGGTGAACACCCCATCCCCCGACCGGAACGGAGAAGCCGCTATGTCCGAACGAACCCAGAAGACATTCAACCCCTTCCGCGTCCTCAGCAACTCTGA
- a CDS encoding response regulator gives METAKPDSQHHFGPRHAALDARIYFLAGLSYPCWRFLSPGGAAPLWPWLAISGVFLAIAWLVRTGRLRDMAQHDATILVSGLVTLHFMLLAHQSEMQPFYAVGSSMALMMTVLFVRRERVLFLYASCATAAALALYVAEADPRKVAYWAGPLPVFAFAYVRIRSQSAFERSLELLVEERTAALTSANRRLREESETRGRLEKELRVQHKVEAVGRLAGGVAHDFNNLLTTIGIYADLIHDGLPEESELREEIRYIQQAQRQATTLTQELLTLGRRSHARLDVIDLNQVIRENVALLRRILRPQHELEVALGDAELPILGNIDQLQRILLNLAMNAADAMPGPGRLRMETAIVTRDQLVQLNLASPFEESSEFVCFSVTDTGVGMTPEARDRAFDPFYTTKADSGSGLGLSIVHGIVSQAGGYVRLASEPGHGARFDLYWPSAAKPSDAPVVSATSHRMPRGSRILLVDDEAPLRAAVQRVLTSAGCFVQEAGDGVEALEIARREPFDLVITDAVMPRMSGVDLADHLRAELPNTRILVMSAHLNDDALKQVAPDLPFLAKPFAPREFLERVEALLSAPAPEARDF, from the coding sequence GTGGAAACGGCGAAACCAGACTCCCAGCACCACTTCGGCCCGCGGCACGCGGCGCTCGATGCGAGGATCTACTTCCTCGCGGGCCTGTCCTACCCCTGCTGGCGCTTTCTGTCCCCCGGCGGCGCCGCCCCGCTCTGGCCCTGGCTCGCGATCAGCGGAGTATTCCTCGCGATCGCCTGGCTCGTGCGGACGGGACGACTCCGCGACATGGCGCAGCACGACGCCACGATTCTCGTTTCTGGCCTGGTGACGCTGCACTTCATGCTGCTCGCCCACCAGAGCGAGATGCAGCCGTTCTATGCGGTCGGATCTTCGATGGCACTGATGATGACCGTACTGTTCGTGCGACGTGAGCGTGTGCTGTTCTTGTACGCCTCCTGCGCCACCGCGGCCGCGCTCGCACTCTACGTCGCCGAGGCCGACCCGCGAAAGGTCGCGTACTGGGCGGGTCCACTCCCGGTGTTCGCCTTCGCATACGTACGGATTCGATCCCAGAGCGCGTTCGAACGCAGCCTCGAGCTTCTCGTGGAAGAACGCACAGCGGCCCTGACCTCTGCGAACCGCAGGCTCCGCGAGGAGAGCGAGACCCGCGGTCGCCTCGAGAAGGAGCTCCGCGTCCAGCACAAGGTCGAGGCCGTGGGACGACTGGCCGGAGGCGTCGCGCACGACTTTAACAACCTGCTCACGACGATCGGCATCTACGCAGACCTGATTCACGACGGCCTTCCCGAGGAGAGCGAGCTCCGCGAGGAGATCCGCTACATCCAGCAAGCACAGCGCCAGGCCACGACGCTGACCCAGGAGCTGCTCACCCTCGGGCGCCGAAGCCACGCGCGCCTCGACGTGATCGACCTCAACCAGGTGATCCGCGAGAACGTCGCGCTGTTGCGACGCATCCTGCGTCCCCAACACGAGCTCGAGGTCGCGCTCGGGGACGCAGAGCTCCCGATCCTGGGAAACATCGACCAGCTGCAGCGCATCCTTCTGAACCTGGCCATGAACGCCGCCGACGCGATGCCCGGACCCGGCCGGCTGCGCATGGAGACGGCGATCGTCACTCGGGACCAGCTGGTGCAGCTGAACCTGGCCTCGCCCTTCGAAGAGTCCTCCGAGTTCGTGTGCTTCTCGGTCACCGACACCGGCGTCGGCATGACCCCGGAAGCCCGCGACCGCGCCTTCGACCCCTTCTATACGACCAAAGCCGATAGCGGTTCCGGCCTCGGGCTCTCGATCGTCCACGGCATCGTGAGTCAGGCGGGGGGATACGTCCGACTCGCCAGCGAGCCAGGGCACGGCGCCCGCTTCGACCTCTACTGGCCCAGTGCAGCCAAACCGAGCGATGCCCCGGTTGTGTCGGCTACCAGCCATCGGATGCCTCGAGGCTCCCGCATCTTGCTGGTCGACGACGAGGCGCCTCTGCGCGCCGCGGTTCAACGGGTGCTGACGTCCGCGGGTTGCTTCGTACAAGAAGCGGGAGATGGCGTGGAAGCGCTGGAGATCGCGCGTCGAGAGCCCTTCGACCTCGTCATCACCGACGCGGTGATGCCGCGGATGAGCGGCGTCGATCTCGCAGATCACCTGCGAGCGGAGCTACCGAACACGCGAATCCTGGTGATGTCGGCCCATCTCAACGACGATGCGCTGAAACAGGTCGCGCCGGACCTGCCGTTCCTCGCCAAGCCCTTCGCGCCGAGGGAGTTTCTCGAGCGCGTCGAGGCACTGCTGTCGGCGCCAGCGCCCGAAGCGCGAGACTTCTAG
- a CDS encoding response regulator, translating to MAGNTATLPAEPLKFERVLLLEDNVPLRRAMVKLVERWGAEALEAGTSAEALALLHHHPDLIVADICLPDGSSIDVLKATLDMSPEPLKIGISGAASMDEAFALPGLGVQEFLSKPFKLEELEQVVMRAATSAPEISHHARAAVGKVPMKEFQNRVRNNMIDQALAMTQGSKSGAARLLDISRQAVQQIARDWPPKPGSDPGPRRRENS from the coding sequence ATGGCGGGAAATACAGCGACGTTGCCGGCGGAGCCCCTGAAGTTCGAACGGGTCCTGCTCCTCGAAGACAACGTGCCGCTGCGTCGCGCGATGGTGAAACTCGTCGAGCGGTGGGGCGCCGAGGCGCTCGAAGCGGGTACCTCCGCCGAGGCGCTCGCGCTCTTGCATCACCACCCGGACCTGATCGTGGCCGACATCTGTCTTCCGGATGGATCCTCGATCGACGTGCTCAAGGCGACGCTCGATATGTCGCCCGAGCCGCTGAAGATCGGCATCTCCGGTGCGGCGAGCATGGACGAGGCGTTCGCGCTGCCGGGTCTTGGCGTTCAGGAGTTCCTGTCGAAGCCCTTCAAGCTCGAAGAACTCGAGCAGGTCGTCATGCGCGCTGCTACGAGCGCCCCGGAGATCTCGCACCACGCGCGGGCAGCCGTGGGCAAGGTTCCGATGAAGGAATTTCAGAATCGCGTGCGCAACAACATGATCGACCAGGCGCTGGCGATGACCCAGGGCAGCAAGAGCGGTGCCGCTCGTCTGCTGGATATCTCGCGCCAGGCGGTGCAGCAGATCGCGCGCGATTGGCCGCCGAAGCCCGGCTCCGACCCCGGTCCGCGGCGACGCGAGAACTCCTAG
- a CDS encoding DUF3108 domain-containing protein, producing the protein MAGWALCAVAIALPATARYVKNLDVAVDTPVYALPVEATVPDAPLHYVLRWAGLPVATASIEMHALERDGSVRMEGFGATHPVLDWIYPYRFWGDARVATAPFGPDRFTIDECKNRRHDRTEVRYASGGPDVGSMHGTRHRKGRVKEYRYQSDNAFDIPTATFLLMNLDYTEGATYELDTFTGKSRYLLRARVAGREERSWSGTSHAVWRLELSTRELTDDDEDDQRHRETQAWVTEERPRRLLYASSQTFVGAITIELSPAGDSPGSRVTPRPSVPGMPCR; encoded by the coding sequence ATGGCGGGGTGGGCGCTGTGCGCGGTGGCCATCGCGTTGCCCGCAACCGCCCGTTACGTGAAGAACCTCGACGTGGCCGTCGACACGCCGGTATACGCGCTCCCCGTGGAGGCCACCGTCCCCGACGCGCCCCTCCACTACGTGCTCCGCTGGGCCGGCCTCCCGGTGGCGACCGCGTCGATCGAAATGCACGCGCTCGAGCGCGACGGCAGTGTGCGGATGGAGGGCTTCGGGGCCACCCATCCGGTGCTCGACTGGATCTACCCCTACCGTTTCTGGGGAGACGCGCGCGTGGCGACCGCGCCATTCGGCCCGGATCGATTCACGATCGACGAGTGCAAGAACCGTCGACACGATCGCACCGAGGTGCGCTACGCGTCCGGCGGACCCGACGTCGGCTCGATGCACGGCACTCGGCACCGCAAGGGGCGCGTCAAGGAGTACAGGTACCAGTCGGACAACGCGTTCGACATCCCGACCGCGACGTTCCTGCTGATGAACCTGGACTACACCGAGGGCGCGACCTACGAGCTCGACACCTTTACGGGGAAGAGTCGCTACCTCCTTCGCGCACGCGTAGCGGGACGCGAGGAGCGATCCTGGTCGGGCACGTCGCACGCCGTCTGGCGTCTGGAGCTCTCGACCCGCGAGCTCACCGACGACGACGAGGACGATCAGCGTCATCGAGAGACCCAGGCATGGGTGACGGAAGAGCGGCCGCGCCGGCTGCTCTACGCCAGCAGCCAGACCTTCGTCGGAGCGATCACGATCGAGCTGTCTCCCGCCGGTGACTCGCCGGGCTCACGCGTGACGCCCCGTCCGTCCGTACCGGGCATGCCCTGTCGGTAG
- a CDS encoding alcohol dehydrogenase catalytic domain-containing protein, translating to MQQLQFLGPRQYAWRDVPEPKLDSNEAALLRPLAVARCDLDLYIGLGQIPRRAPFAVGHEMVAEVLDVGDAVTTCRPGDRVCVSFQIHCGRCGPCQAGRPNACDAVPFGANYGLGRCGGIDFGGAFSDVLRVPFANAMIVRLPADVDVAAAAHLADNAADGYRTVAPHLRDEPGAAVLVVGGLAQSVGLFAAQAALGLGAERVVYADADPGRLALAERLGVEPREVSLAAMPNAEAVFPIVVDACTLEPGRRFAIDSTAPGGICTSVSNGTEAMAELPLLEMYKRGVRYEISRVQSRPMLEEMLGHVCAGRWDPGALVTKRACFEDAAELLTDPAPKLLFSRASVLPETPAQELAR from the coding sequence ATGCAACAGCTCCAGTTCCTCGGGCCGCGCCAGTACGCCTGGCGCGATGTCCCCGAGCCGAAGCTCGACTCGAACGAGGCCGCCCTGCTGCGCCCCCTCGCCGTGGCCCGCTGCGATCTCGACCTCTATATCGGGCTCGGCCAGATCCCGCGGCGCGCTCCGTTCGCCGTGGGGCACGAGATGGTGGCCGAGGTGCTCGACGTCGGGGACGCGGTGACCACGTGTCGGCCGGGCGACCGCGTCTGCGTTTCCTTCCAGATCCACTGCGGGCGCTGCGGGCCGTGCCAGGCCGGGCGGCCGAACGCATGCGACGCCGTCCCCTTCGGCGCCAACTACGGCCTCGGTCGCTGCGGGGGCATCGACTTCGGAGGCGCTTTCTCGGACGTGCTGCGTGTGCCCTTCGCGAACGCCATGATCGTGCGCCTCCCGGCGGACGTGGACGTGGCCGCAGCCGCGCACCTGGCCGACAACGCCGCCGATGGGTATCGCACCGTCGCGCCTCACTTGCGCGACGAACCGGGCGCCGCCGTGTTGGTCGTCGGCGGTCTGGCCCAGAGCGTCGGACTCTTCGCAGCCCAGGCGGCACTCGGGCTGGGCGCCGAACGGGTCGTCTATGCCGATGCAGACCCGGGGCGTCTGGCATTGGCGGAGCGCCTCGGTGTAGAGCCGCGCGAGGTGTCCCTCGCCGCCATGCCGAACGCGGAAGCCGTGTTTCCGATCGTGGTCGACGCCTGCACCCTCGAGCCCGGCCGCCGCTTCGCGATCGACTCGACTGCGCCGGGCGGGATCTGCACGAGTGTCTCGAACGGCACCGAGGCGATGGCCGAGCTGCCACTGCTCGAGATGTACAAGCGCGGCGTTCGCTACGAGATCAGCCGGGTGCAGTCGCGACCGATGCTCGAGGAGATGCTGGGCCACGTCTGCGCGGGCCGCTGGGACCCCGGAGCGCTCGTCACGAAGCGGGCGTGCTTCGAAGACGCGGCGGAGCTCCTCACGGATCCCGCGCCCAAGCTGCTCTTCTCTCGCGCGTCCGTCCTTCCCGAGACGCCGGCGCAGGAGCTCGCGCGATGA
- a CDS encoding TetR/AcrR family transcriptional regulator → MPRVDTHQKRAMLEAAVRLFRRHGYERTSMLDVVRESGGPRGSLYHYFPGGKVDLARQAIELANAAVRDWIQAAGVASTSPADFVRRLGKAYAGALRGSDFSEGCPIATVALETAPGIPELGDTCAAGFDSWIQITREILQRHGLPESNAASTALHAVSAIEGALILSRARGNTEPLDRVVSLLADGLVTD, encoded by the coding sequence GTGCCCCGCGTCGACACCCATCAGAAGCGCGCCATGCTCGAAGCGGCCGTGCGACTGTTCCGCCGCCACGGCTACGAACGGACGTCGATGCTCGATGTCGTGCGCGAGAGCGGCGGTCCCCGCGGCTCTCTCTACCACTACTTCCCCGGCGGCAAGGTCGACCTGGCGCGCCAGGCCATCGAATTGGCGAACGCCGCGGTCCGCGACTGGATCCAGGCCGCGGGCGTCGCCTCGACCTCTCCGGCCGACTTCGTTCGGCGGCTCGGGAAAGCGTACGCCGGTGCGTTGCGTGGCTCCGACTTCAGCGAGGGCTGCCCGATTGCCACGGTCGCACTGGAGACGGCGCCCGGCATCCCGGAGCTGGGCGACACCTGCGCAGCCGGCTTCGACAGCTGGATCCAGATCACCCGTGAGATCCTTCAGCGCCACGGCCTGCCCGAGTCCAATGCCGCCAGCACCGCCCTCCACGCCGTCAGCGCGATCGAAGGGGCGTTGATCCTCTCTCGCGCGCGAGGCAACACCGAGCCCCTCGACCGCGTCGTGTCCCTGCTCGCCGATGGTCTCGTGACCGACTGA
- a CDS encoding crotonase/enoyl-CoA hydratase family protein, which yields MPNDVVLYEERDSIAIITLNRPEKKNTLTDAVIQGVANGIDAASKSPAVAAVVLRGAGDTFTAGYDLTAGSDAGSGGGEPSGWSTPYGAVGPKPREGAWDPVRDWQFMGNNVRRFMKIWECPKPVLGEVKGWAVGGATDLVLCCDLLFMAEDAHIGYAPSRIFGTPTTMLWVYRLGLEHAKQFLLTGRAIDAETAYRIGLVSQVLPKDDLSRVIEEEAQRFRHIPANQLALNKLLINQAFENMGLRTSQLLGTFFDGVTRHTEEAYRWVEAFGERGFREVIRERDAPWGDYGEKKRT from the coding sequence ATGCCCAACGACGTCGTCCTCTACGAAGAACGCGACTCCATCGCGATCATCACGCTGAACCGCCCGGAGAAGAAGAACACGCTCACCGACGCCGTGATCCAGGGCGTTGCGAATGGGATCGACGCGGCGTCGAAATCGCCGGCGGTGGCCGCCGTCGTGCTGCGCGGCGCGGGCGACACGTTCACGGCCGGCTACGACCTCACCGCCGGCAGCGATGCCGGTTCGGGGGGTGGTGAGCCGTCGGGTTGGAGCACGCCCTACGGCGCCGTCGGCCCGAAACCGCGCGAAGGTGCGTGGGACCCGGTGCGCGACTGGCAGTTCATGGGGAACAACGTGCGCCGGTTCATGAAGATCTGGGAGTGTCCGAAACCGGTGCTCGGCGAGGTCAAGGGCTGGGCAGTTGGCGGCGCGACCGATCTCGTGTTGTGCTGCGACCTGCTCTTCATGGCCGAGGACGCGCACATCGGATACGCGCCGAGCCGGATCTTCGGCACGCCGACGACCATGCTCTGGGTGTACCGACTCGGCCTCGAGCACGCGAAGCAGTTCCTGCTCACCGGGCGCGCGATCGACGCCGAGACGGCCTACCGCATCGGCCTCGTGTCCCAGGTCCTGCCGAAGGATGACCTCTCGCGGGTCATCGAGGAAGAGGCCCAGCGTTTCCGGCACATCCCGGCGAACCAGCTCGCGCTCAACAAGCTGCTCATCAACCAGGCCTTCGAGAACATGGGGCTGCGCACGAGCCAGCTGCTCGGGACCTTCTTCGATGGCGTCACGCGACACACCGAAGAGGCCTATCGCTGGGTCGAGGCCTTCGGCGAACGCGGCTTCCGCGAGGTGATCCGAGAACGCGACGCGCCCTGGGGTGACTACGGCGAGAAGAAGCGCACCTAG
- a CDS encoding LLM class flavin-dependent oxidoreductase, translated as MPLGFHFPFSTIDAKAQAELAQLLRDRGYGHVWTGENPGTNGFLPLALASQWAPGLGLASACFPVQTRGPGLFADTVAQLCASAPASPVIVGIGSSSEWVVQRMNGRPYGRPVESVRDMARFLSAALAGEDVRADNASFRVRYKLARPLARPPKLMVAALRPKMIEMGAAESDGVILNNVVPEDLAKIVPLVKRHGADKQIAARVYVTPVEDPTIVRQVGAASLAAYLGVPTYRKHQEWLGHSDLFAPLWEAWDQGGFAAARAAVTDTMVDHLYHHGSPEACRTLIRDYEAAGVDHVIVSPVEEALDPREIARRLAPQ; from the coding sequence ATGCCGCTCGGCTTTCACTTCCCGTTCTCGACGATCGACGCGAAGGCTCAGGCGGAACTCGCGCAACTGCTTCGGGACCGCGGCTATGGGCACGTGTGGACAGGGGAGAACCCGGGCACCAACGGCTTCCTGCCCCTCGCCCTCGCCTCTCAGTGGGCGCCCGGACTCGGGCTCGCCAGCGCGTGCTTCCCGGTCCAGACGCGCGGCCCGGGCTTGTTCGCCGACACCGTGGCCCAGCTCTGCGCTTCCGCTCCAGCGAGCCCGGTGATCGTGGGAATCGGCAGCTCCTCGGAGTGGGTGGTCCAGCGCATGAACGGTCGCCCCTATGGCCGGCCCGTGGAGAGCGTGCGCGACATGGCGCGGTTCTTGAGTGCCGCCCTCGCCGGAGAAGACGTCCGCGCCGACAACGCCAGCTTCCGGGTTCGCTACAAGCTGGCACGTCCGCTCGCGCGCCCCCCGAAGCTGATGGTGGCGGCCCTGCGGCCGAAGATGATCGAGATGGGCGCCGCCGAGTCCGACGGCGTGATCCTGAACAACGTGGTGCCCGAGGATCTCGCGAAGATCGTGCCCCTGGTCAAGCGTCACGGTGCCGACAAGCAGATCGCGGCGCGGGTCTACGTCACGCCCGTGGAAGACCCGACGATCGTTCGTCAGGTCGGCGCCGCGTCCCTGGCCGCCTATCTCGGTGTGCCCACGTATCGGAAGCACCAGGAGTGGCTCGGCCACTCGGATCTCTTCGCCCCTCTTTGGGAGGCGTGGGATCAGGGCGGCTTCGCGGCAGCGCGCGCGGCGGTCACCGACACGATGGTCGACCACCTCTACCACCACGGCAGTCCGGAAGCCTGTCGCACCTTGATCCGCGACTACGAAGCTGCCGGCGTCGATCACGTCATCGTGAGTCCCGTCGAGGAAGCCCTCGACCCCCGTGAGATCGCGCGCCGGCTCGCGCCCCAGTGA